Proteins from a genomic interval of Quercus lobata isolate SW786 chromosome 11, ValleyOak3.0 Primary Assembly, whole genome shotgun sequence:
- the LOC115966329 gene encoding uncharacterized protein LOC115966329 has translation MILIRPVFVEMDDAKRRAMIKSLAVEQKKTGEVVIPKVPGSSAKRKQPPKSDRPYKQPKVSLEPVVGLMAEGVKTVTQAKHGTGKGLMRAPPVNEEKPPSLLRDDSKYALEKLKSIISAEDYEDLGNHSTEAMGETGLFAVGQSLVMMKGLMDRCLNREAALERIRTKAGRTEEELSQLYKWKSTMEQRFELSEQTRKEFEQRTEEAGKALKGKDEEVKELKKKLRQAGEDAVTEYRNSLDLLKELGGSFLQGFDDALRQIKKTYPDLDVSMITVNDQDQTSALPVASENTEDLFGEDAVQGEGESAPSKDVPAEEPKKVD, from the exons ATGATCTTAATCCGTCCTGTATTTGTAGAAATGGACGACGCTAAGAGAAGGGCAATGATAAAATCACtagccgtcgagcaaaagaagacgggtgaaGTTGTCATTCCTAAGGTGCCGGGGTCGTCGGCTAAGAGGAAGCAGCCGCCAAAGTCTGACCGTCCATACAAGCAACCGAAAGTTTCATTGGAGCCCGTGgtgggcttgatggctgagggcGTTAAGACCGTCACCCAAGCCAAACATGGAACCGGCAAGGGCCTAATGCGTGCCCCTCCCGTCAACGAGGAGAAACCTCCTTCCCTTCTCCGTGACGATTCGAAGTATGCCTTGGAGAAACTCAAGTCAATAATTTCGGCAGAGGACTACGAGGATCTGGGGAATCATTCGACGGAagcaatgggggagacgggttTATTCGCCGTTGGGCAG TCCTTGGTcatgatgaagggcttgatggatcgctgcctcaaccgtgaagcggctctTGAACGTATACGGACAAAGGCTGGGCGGACGGAGGAGGAGCTTAGTCAACTGTACAAGTGGAAGTCCACAATGGAGCAGAGGTTTGAACTGTCTGAGCAGACCAGAAAAGAGTTCGAACAGAGGACGGAAgaagctgggaaggccttgaaggGTAAAGACGAGGAGGTGAAAGAGTTAAAGAAGAAACTCCGTCAAGCCGGAGAGGATGCCGTCACCGAGTATCGCAACTCTTTGGATTTATTGAAGGAGCTGGGGGGttcgttccttcaaggctttgacGATGCCCTCCGTCAGATAAAGAAGACCTACCCGGATCTTGACGTGTCCATGATAACCGTCAATGACCAAGATCAGACATCCGCTCTGCCCGTCGCTTCAGAAAACACGGAAGACCTGTTTGGTGAAGATGCTGTTCAGGGCGAAGGAGAGTCTGCTCCGTCGAAGGACGTTCCAGCTGAAGAGCCGAAAAAAGTAGATTAA